A section of the Bacillus sp. HSf4 genome encodes:
- the rsiW gene encoding anti-sigma-W factor RsiW: MSCPEHIVQLMHKYLDGDILPEDETRLKEHLQSCERCKKHLREMEKSIALVQSTSHLTAPANFTANVLANLPKEKRTVSINRWLKAHPFIVAAALFVILMGGSFFSSWQNDHDFSVSSQPNLVVKNNTVIVPEGEVVKGDVTVKNGKLIIKGKIDGDVTIVNGEKYTASAGQVTGQIHEVNKVFDWIWYKIKSTGKAVFGGGHSKDQEQSGH; the protein is encoded by the coding sequence ATGAGCTGTCCGGAGCACATTGTTCAGCTTATGCATAAATATCTTGACGGAGACATTCTACCCGAAGATGAAACGCGACTAAAAGAGCATCTGCAATCATGTGAAAGGTGCAAAAAACACCTTCGTGAAATGGAGAAGTCTATCGCTCTAGTGCAAAGCACGTCGCATCTTACAGCTCCGGCAAACTTTACAGCTAATGTGCTGGCAAATCTGCCGAAGGAAAAGCGGACGGTGTCCATTAACAGATGGCTGAAAGCCCACCCGTTTATTGTGGCGGCAGCTTTATTTGTGATTTTAATGGGCGGCAGCTTTTTTTCGAGCTGGCAAAATGACCACGACTTCAGTGTGTCCAGCCAGCCTAATCTCGTCGTGAAAAACAACACGGTCATCGTACCTGAGGGCGAAGTTGTCAAAGGCGATGTAACCGTGAAAAACGGCAAGCTGATTATAAAAGGTAAAATAGATGGCGACGTAACCATTGTAAACGGAGAAAAATATACGGCTTCAGCCGGACAAGTCACCGGTCAGATCCACGAAGTCAATAAGGTGTTTGACTGGATCTGGTACAAAATCAAGTCAACAGGAAAAGCGGTTTTCGGCGGGGGTCACTCGAAAGATCAAGAGCAAAGCGGACATTAG
- the cdaA gene encoding diadenylate cyclase CdaA produces MAFEDIPFLQYLGDAVDILLVWYVIYKLMMVIRGTKAVQLLKGIVVIVLVRLASQYLGLSTLQWLVDQAITWGFLAIIIIFQPELRRALEQLGRGRFFSRSGTPEEEQQQKTIDAITKAIKYMAKRRIGALLTIERETGMGDYIETGIPLNAKVSSELLINIFIPNTPLHDGAVIMKNDEVAAAACYLPLSESPFISKELGTRHRAAVGISEVTDSLTIIVSEETGGISVARNGDLHRDLSEEALTNMLEAEFKKNSREASSNRWYWRAKKNG; encoded by the coding sequence ATGGCTTTTGAGGATATCCCTTTCTTGCAGTACCTCGGCGATGCCGTTGATATTCTCCTTGTTTGGTACGTAATATATAAATTAATGATGGTCATCCGCGGGACGAAGGCGGTTCAGCTTTTGAAGGGAATCGTAGTCATTGTTCTCGTCCGGCTGGCCAGTCAATATTTAGGCTTAAGCACCCTGCAGTGGTTGGTTGACCAGGCGATAACATGGGGGTTTTTGGCAATTATCATCATATTCCAGCCTGAATTAAGGAGAGCGCTGGAACAGCTTGGACGGGGACGGTTTTTTTCCCGGAGCGGAACCCCTGAAGAAGAGCAGCAGCAGAAAACGATCGATGCGATTACAAAGGCGATCAAATATATGGCGAAACGGCGCATCGGTGCTCTGTTAACCATTGAACGGGAAACCGGAATGGGCGATTACATAGAAACGGGGATTCCTTTGAATGCAAAGGTCAGCTCTGAACTATTGATCAACATCTTTATTCCGAATACACCGCTTCACGACGGCGCTGTGATTATGAAAAATGACGAGGTGGCCGCAGCCGCCTGCTACCTTCCGCTGTCGGAAAGCCCTTTTATTTCTAAAGAGCTCGGCACGAGGCACAGGGCGGCGGTAGGGATCAGTGAAGTGACCGACAGCTTGACGATCATCGTATCCGAAGAAACCGGCGGAATCAGCGTTGCCAGAAACGGGGACCTTCATCGTGATTTATCGGAAGAAGCTTTGACGAACATGCTTGAGGCGGAGTTCAAGAAAAATTCGCGGGAAGCTTCCTCAAATCGCTGGTATTGGAGGGCGAAGAAAAATGGATAA
- a CDS encoding YbbR-like domain-containing protein, producing MDKFLNNPWAVKVVALLFAFLLYFAVHSAQAPTPKKPGESFFPTTTTDEATLTDIPVKAYYDDENYVVTGVPQTVNVTIKGPTGTVKKVRQVKDFEVYADMQDLKTGRHKVELKARNVADGLSISINPSVTTVTIEEKTSKEFPVEVDFYNKNKMKDGYTPEQPIVNPKNVSVTGSKAVIDRIASIKATINLEGIDQSVEREAKLTVYDRDGNVLPVEVDPSVVNITVPVTSPSKKVPIKLDRKGSLPDGISISSVDTNPGEVTVYGPENVLDSLEFVDGPELDLSKIKDDTELEADVPVPDGAKKVSPEKVKIKVKVDKEEDKELKNVSIKAVGLNDSRNLEFLDPKTGKLDITAKGSEASIENLQPSDIELYINVADLDDGEHDVKLEVNGPQNVAWSLPQKSIKVRISSKTSQKENDKGQDEKEQDHSETDSQPS from the coding sequence ATGGATAAGTTTTTAAACAATCCTTGGGCCGTCAAGGTTGTCGCGTTATTGTTCGCGTTCCTGCTTTACTTTGCGGTCCACAGTGCGCAAGCTCCGACCCCGAAGAAACCAGGTGAATCGTTTTTCCCGACAACGACGACAGATGAAGCAACGCTCACCGATATACCTGTAAAGGCGTATTATGATGATGAAAACTACGTTGTTACAGGCGTACCGCAAACCGTGAATGTCACGATCAAAGGGCCGACAGGAACTGTAAAGAAAGTAAGACAGGTTAAGGATTTTGAGGTCTACGCAGACATGCAGGACTTGAAGACAGGAAGACACAAAGTCGAACTGAAAGCCAGAAACGTTGCCGACGGGCTAAGCATCTCCATCAATCCATCGGTAACGACTGTGACGATCGAAGAAAAAACGTCGAAAGAGTTTCCGGTTGAAGTCGACTTTTACAATAAAAACAAAATGAAAGACGGCTACACGCCGGAACAGCCGATTGTCAATCCGAAAAACGTCAGTGTCACAGGCTCCAAAGCCGTGATCGACAGAATAGCAAGCATAAAAGCGACGATTAATTTGGAAGGCATCGATCAATCGGTTGAAAGGGAGGCCAAGCTGACGGTCTATGACCGGGACGGCAATGTTCTTCCGGTGGAGGTTGATCCTTCCGTCGTCAACATCACCGTTCCGGTTACAAGCCCCAGCAAAAAGGTCCCGATCAAACTTGATCGGAAAGGGAGCCTTCCGGACGGCATCAGCATATCCAGTGTGGATACAAACCCGGGTGAAGTAACGGTCTACGGACCGGAAAATGTTCTCGATTCGTTAGAATTTGTCGACGGCCCTGAGCTTGATTTAAGTAAAATTAAAGATGACACTGAATTGGAAGCTGATGTTCCGGTGCCTGACGGCGCTAAAAAAGTGTCGCCCGAAAAAGTCAAGATTAAAGTGAAAGTAGACAAGGAAGAGGACAAAGAACTGAAAAACGTTTCAATCAAGGCCGTTGGGCTGAATGACAGCCGCAACCTCGAGTTTCTCGACCCAAAGACGGGTAAGCTTGATATTACGGCAAAGGGGTCTGAGGCCTCGATTGAAAATCTGCAGCCGTCAGACATAGAGCTGTATATCAATGTGGCTGATCTCGATGACGGTGAGCACGATGTCAAGCTTGAAGTGAACGGACCGCAGAATGTAGCGTGGTCGCTGCCGCAGAAGAGCATTAAAGTGAGAATTTCTTCTAAAACATCTCAAAAAGAAAATGACAAAGGTCAGGATGAAAAAGAACAGGATCATTCTGAAACAGATTCACAACCTTCATGA
- a CDS encoding TioE family transcriptional regulator produces MRYYKPIEIARELNISTSALRHYESWGVVPKPARDVNGYRLYTKVHFAYFRCLRTMFAGFGVGVTCEVLRSIQNAEMDKAFWLVNKEQANLQQEKNSADQTLALIENLELPTDETNIKQMMTIGEAADFTKVNASAIRHWEKEGLLTPKRDPENGYRLFTPLHIRKILLISTLRKTVYFLKHMEEFVEAIENQSLEQVKKVLEKALSSINKRNREQLRGVHQLIELCNVLDLM; encoded by the coding sequence ATGCGTTACTACAAACCGATTGAGATTGCCAGAGAACTCAACATCAGCACAAGCGCGTTGCGGCACTACGAATCCTGGGGAGTGGTTCCCAAACCCGCTCGGGATGTCAACGGCTATCGCCTCTATACTAAGGTGCACTTCGCTTACTTTCGGTGTCTGCGTACCATGTTTGCCGGCTTTGGGGTGGGGGTCACCTGTGAAGTACTGCGATCCATACAAAACGCTGAGATGGACAAAGCGTTTTGGCTTGTCAACAAAGAACAAGCCAACCTGCAACAAGAAAAAAACTCTGCAGATCAGACCTTGGCGTTAATAGAGAACTTGGAGTTGCCGACTGACGAAACAAATATAAAACAAATGATGACAATTGGTGAAGCCGCAGACTTTACGAAGGTGAACGCATCAGCGATCCGCCATTGGGAAAAGGAAGGGTTATTGACTCCAAAACGTGATCCGGAGAATGGTTATCGGCTGTTCACGCCTCTGCACATACGAAAGATCCTCCTCATAAGCACACTGAGAAAGACCGTCTATTTTCTCAAACACATGGAAGAATTTGTGGAGGCTATTGAAAACCAGAGTCTTGAACAAGTGAAAAAAGTCTTGGAAAAGGCGCTTTCCAGCATCAATAAGCGTAACCGCGAGCAATTACGCGGCGTGCATCAGCTGATTGAGCTTTGCAATGTGTTGGACCTTATGTAA
- the glmM gene encoding phosphoglucosamine mutase, with amino-acid sequence MGKYFGTDGVRGVANSELTPELAFKVGRFGGYVLTKDKERPKVLIGRDTRISGHMLEGALVAGLLSIGAEVMRLGVISTPGVAYLTKAMDAEAGVMISASHNPVQDNGIKFFGGDGFKLSDEQELEIERLMDQPEDTLPRPVGADLGMVNDYFEGGQKYLQFLKQTADEDFTGIHIALDCAHGATSSLATHLFADLDADVSTMGTSPNGLNINDGVGSTHPEALAAFVKEKGADVGMAFDGDGDRLIAVDEKGHIVDGDQIMYICAKYLKNEGRLADNTVVSTVMSNLGFYKALDAEGIKSVQTAVGDRYVVEAMKKDGFTLGGEQSGHLIFLDYNTTGDGLLSAIMLMNTIKMTGKPLSELAAEMQKFPQLLINVKVTDKYKVTENEKVKAVIEQVEQEMNGDGRILVRPSGTEPLVRVMAEARTKELCEQYVGRIVDVVKAEMGAE; translated from the coding sequence ATGGGCAAGTATTTTGGAACAGACGGTGTGAGAGGTGTGGCAAACAGTGAACTTACACCCGAGCTGGCCTTTAAAGTCGGACGTTTTGGCGGATATGTCCTAACAAAAGATAAAGAACGTCCCAAAGTGCTGATCGGCCGTGACACACGTATTTCCGGACATATGCTGGAAGGGGCCCTTGTCGCCGGTCTCCTCTCGATAGGAGCGGAGGTCATGCGCCTTGGCGTCATTTCGACGCCCGGTGTCGCATATTTGACAAAAGCCATGGATGCTGAAGCGGGAGTGATGATCTCGGCTTCCCACAACCCTGTCCAAGACAACGGTATCAAGTTTTTCGGCGGCGACGGCTTCAAGCTGTCCGATGAACAGGAGCTTGAAATCGAGCGTCTGATGGATCAGCCGGAAGATACTCTCCCAAGACCGGTCGGCGCTGATCTCGGAATGGTTAACGACTATTTTGAAGGCGGACAGAAATATCTGCAATTTCTTAAGCAGACTGCCGATGAGGACTTTACAGGCATTCATATCGCGCTCGACTGCGCACACGGGGCGACATCGTCGCTTGCAACCCATTTATTTGCCGATCTTGACGCAGATGTCTCAACGATGGGGACGTCTCCGAACGGATTAAATATCAATGACGGGGTAGGATCGACACACCCAGAAGCTCTGGCGGCATTTGTGAAAGAAAAGGGAGCGGACGTCGGCATGGCGTTTGACGGAGACGGCGACCGTTTGATCGCTGTGGATGAAAAAGGACATATTGTCGACGGCGATCAAATCATGTACATATGTGCGAAGTATTTGAAGAATGAAGGCCGTTTAGCAGACAATACCGTGGTTTCAACCGTTATGAGCAACCTCGGCTTTTACAAGGCGCTTGATGCGGAAGGCATTAAAAGCGTTCAAACCGCTGTCGGCGACCGCTATGTAGTGGAAGCGATGAAAAAAGACGGGTTTACGCTCGGCGGTGAACAGTCCGGACATCTGATTTTCCTTGATTACAACACAACTGGAGACGGTTTGCTCTCAGCGATCATGCTGATGAACACGATCAAGATGACGGGCAAGCCGTTATCAGAGCTTGCGGCGGAAATGCAGAAGTTTCCGCAGCTTTTGATCAATGTCAAAGTGACGGATAAATATAAAGTGACAGAGAACGAAAAAGTTAAAGCCGTCATCGAACAGGTGGAGCAGGAAATGAACGGCGACGGCCGCATCCTCGTGCGTCCGTCAGGAACGGAGCCGCTTGTCCGCGTGATGGCCGAAGCCAGAACGAAGGAGCTTTGCGAGCAATATGTAGGCCGCATTGTCGATGTCGTGAAGGCGGAAATGGGAGCGGAGTAA
- a CDS encoding DUF6273 domain-containing protein — protein sequence MVSDHIASTPHWNAKPGEIITFGTYPQTADGTDRSPIKWRVLKHSGKELFIVSEYILDCKRYHGKSVNMTWRDCVDITWRDCDLRKWLNDEFYHTAFNTAEKELIKTTYCTDNGESSQDTEDKIFLLSVSEIKNLSDILGNDFRRAVGTDFAKTKKPDGCNLYVYDKTNKNDYIIRNGEEFGCSWWWLRTQGNKPSRAFFIGTNFSIRSYGNNSIAGYGVRPALNINLQ from the coding sequence TTGGTAAGTGATCATATTGCTTCAACACCGCATTGGAATGCAAAGCCCGGCGAAATCATTACTTTTGGCACTTATCCGCAGACTGCTGACGGCACAGACAGATCGCCGATCAAGTGGCGGGTGCTGAAACATTCAGGTAAAGAGCTGTTCATTGTGAGCGAGTACATTTTGGATTGCAAGCGGTATCACGGCAAGTCCGTAAATATGACGTGGCGTGATTGCGTAGATATTACCTGGCGTGACTGTGATTTGCGCAAGTGGCTGAACGATGAATTCTATCACACCGCATTCAATACCGCCGAAAAAGAATTGATAAAAACGACTTATTGCACGGACAACGGAGAGAGCAGCCAGGATACAGAGGACAAGATTTTTTTGCTTAGCGTTAGCGAGATAAAGAATTTATCTGATATACTCGGCAACGATTTTCGGCGCGCCGTTGGAACGGACTTTGCCAAAACGAAAAAACCCGATGGATGCAACTTATATGTGTACGATAAAACGAATAAAAATGACTATATCATCAGAAACGGCGAAGAATTCGGCTGTTCCTGGTGGTGGCTGCGAACTCAAGGAAACAAGCCTTCGCGCGCGTTTTTTATCGGGACAAATTTCAGCATTCGCAGCTATGGAAACAACAGTATAGCTGGTTATGGTGTTCGTCCCGCTTTAAACATCAATCTTCAATGA
- a CDS encoding DUF523 domain-containing protein, which produces MILVSSCLAGVECRYNGTHSYVEKINKLVQEKKAAVVCPEVLGGFATPREPAEISGGTGEDVLNGNAAIITRSGEDVTDLYIKGAYKTLEIARDIQADTVVLKENSPSCGSSHIYDGSFSSQKVAGNGITAALLKREGFRVVSEHQLDEL; this is translated from the coding sequence ATGATATTGGTCAGCTCGTGTTTGGCAGGTGTTGAATGCCGTTATAACGGGACGCACAGCTATGTCGAAAAGATCAACAAACTCGTTCAAGAAAAGAAAGCAGCGGTTGTTTGTCCAGAAGTCCTCGGCGGTTTTGCCACTCCAAGGGAACCCGCCGAAATATCCGGCGGGACGGGTGAAGATGTTTTAAATGGAAATGCGGCCATCATCACAAGGTCAGGCGAGGACGTAACAGACCTTTATATAAAAGGCGCTTACAAAACGCTGGAAATCGCCAGGGACATCCAGGCTGACACCGTTGTATTAAAAGAAAACAGTCCGTCCTGCGGAAGCAGCCACATATACGATGGAAGCTTTTCCAGCCAAAAAGTAGCCGGAAACGGAATCACAGCAGCCCTTCTGAAAAGAGAAGGTTTCAGGGTGGTTTCCGAACATCAGCTTGATGAGCTGTAA
- the murQ gene encoding N-acetylmuramic acid 6-phosphate etherase gives MENSNLSSLTTERRNEKTKHIHRAETIDILKIMNEEDKTVAEAVEAVLPDIKTAVDYVVDSLKKGGRLIYIGAGTSGRLGVLDAAECPPTFSIPPDTVKGVIAGGEKAMFEAVEGAEDRETFGVRDLKSIRLSKNDTVIGIAASGRTPYVHGGLKYAGQIGAKTVSLTCNKGSAISQSADHAIEVVVGPEVVAGSTRMKAATAHKMILNMISTTAMIQMGKVYENLMVDVSVSNAKLKQRAIRIIQTVTGADQKTAETALAAAENQVKTAIVMLKTNADLTTAQKLLKESDGSIEKALTIHGEHS, from the coding sequence ATGGAAAACAGCAATTTAAGCTCCTTAACGACCGAGCGCCGAAATGAAAAGACGAAGCATATTCATCGAGCTGAGACAATCGATATACTCAAAATCATGAATGAAGAGGACAAAACAGTGGCTGAAGCGGTCGAAGCCGTGCTGCCCGACATCAAAACAGCCGTCGACTATGTGGTCGATTCGCTGAAAAAAGGAGGACGGCTCATTTACATTGGCGCTGGAACAAGCGGACGGCTCGGTGTCCTCGATGCTGCCGAATGTCCGCCGACATTCAGCATCCCTCCAGATACTGTAAAAGGAGTGATCGCCGGAGGGGAAAAAGCAATGTTCGAAGCTGTCGAAGGCGCCGAAGACCGTGAGACGTTTGGAGTGCGTGATCTGAAATCGATCCGCCTTTCTAAGAACGACACGGTCATCGGAATTGCCGCCAGCGGCCGTACCCCATATGTTCACGGCGGACTGAAATATGCCGGACAAATCGGCGCAAAAACTGTATCCCTCACTTGCAACAAAGGCTCTGCCATCAGCCAATCAGCCGACCATGCGATCGAAGTGGTCGTCGGACCGGAAGTCGTTGCCGGATCAACCAGAATGAAAGCGGCAACTGCTCATAAAATGATCTTAAATATGATCTCGACGACAGCCATGATCCAAATGGGAAAAGTCTACGAGAATCTGATGGTCGATGTCAGTGTCAGCAATGCCAAACTGAAACAGCGCGCAATCCGAATCATCCAAACTGTCACAGGGGCCGATCAAAAAACAGCGGAAACAGCATTGGCTGCTGCCGAAAATCAAGTCAAAACCGCAATCGTCATGCTCAAAACAAATGCCGATCTAACCACGGCGCAAAAACTGCTGAAAGAATCAGATGGCAGCATTGAAAAAGCATTAACCATTCATGGAGAACACTCTTAA
- the glmS gene encoding glutamine--fructose-6-phosphate transaminase (isomerizing), whose product MCGIVGYIGQLDAKEILLKGLEKLEYRGYDSAGIAVANEDGVHVFKEKGRIADLRAAVDENVVSQAGIGHTRWATHGEPSRLNAHPHQSASGRFTLVHNGVIENYVQLTREYLQGVTLKSDTDTEVVVQVIEQFVNKGLDTEEAFRQTLMLLKGSYAIALFDHENKETIYVAKNKSPLLVGLGDNFNVVASDAMAMLQVTNEYVELMDKEMVIVTDKKVMIKNLDGEIMSRASYIAELDASDIEKGTYPHYMLKEIDEQPLVMRKIIQTYQDENGKLSIPGDIAAAVADADRVYIIACGTSYHAGLVGKQFIETWAKVPTEVHVASEFSYNMPLLSENPLFIFISQSGETADSRAVLVQVKELGHKALTLTNVPGSTLSREADYTLLLNAGPEIAVASTKAYTAQIAVLAILAAVTAESRGNELGFDLVKELGIIGNAMEALCDQKDEMEMIAREYLTVTRNAFFIGRGLDYFVCLEGSLKLKEISYIQAEGFAGGELKHGTIALIEEGTPVIALATQAHVNLSIRGNVKEVTARGANPCVISLKGLEEADDRFVLPEVHPELAPLVSVIPLQLIAYYAALHRGCDVDKPRNLAKSVTVE is encoded by the coding sequence ATGTGTGGTATTGTAGGTTATATTGGCCAGCTTGATGCAAAGGAAATTTTATTAAAAGGCTTGGAAAAATTGGAGTATCGCGGCTACGATTCAGCCGGAATCGCTGTAGCGAACGAAGACGGCGTGCACGTATTCAAAGAGAAAGGCCGCATTGCCGATCTGCGCGCAGCCGTTGATGAAAACGTGGTATCCCAGGCGGGAATCGGACATACACGCTGGGCAACCCACGGAGAGCCAAGCCGCTTAAACGCTCACCCGCATCAAAGCGCATCAGGCCGTTTTACACTTGTGCATAACGGTGTCATCGAGAACTATGTTCAGCTGACACGCGAATATCTGCAAGGTGTAACCCTTAAAAGTGATACGGATACAGAGGTTGTTGTGCAAGTGATCGAACAATTCGTCAACAAAGGTCTTGACACTGAAGAAGCGTTCCGCCAAACGCTCATGCTGCTCAAAGGCTCTTATGCGATTGCATTATTCGATCATGAAAACAAAGAAACCATCTATGTTGCGAAAAATAAAAGCCCGCTTCTTGTCGGCCTTGGAGACAATTTCAATGTTGTCGCGTCTGATGCGATGGCAATGCTTCAAGTGACAAATGAATATGTGGAGCTTATGGATAAAGAAATGGTGATTGTCACTGACAAAAAGGTCATGATTAAAAACCTTGACGGTGAAATCATGTCCCGTGCCTCTTATATTGCAGAGCTTGATGCCAGCGATATCGAGAAGGGCACATACCCTCACTACATGTTAAAAGAAATCGATGAACAGCCGCTCGTCATGCGGAAAATCATTCAAACATACCAGGATGAAAACGGCAAGCTCTCCATTCCGGGAGATATCGCCGCAGCCGTGGCTGACGCTGACCGCGTTTATATTATCGCCTGCGGAACGAGCTACCACGCCGGTCTTGTCGGTAAGCAATTCATTGAAACATGGGCAAAAGTTCCGACTGAAGTTCATGTCGCAAGCGAATTCTCTTACAACATGCCATTGCTTTCTGAGAACCCGCTGTTTATCTTTATCTCTCAAAGCGGAGAAACGGCTGACAGCCGCGCCGTTCTCGTACAGGTAAAAGAGCTCGGCCACAAAGCGCTGACGCTGACAAATGTACCGGGATCAACGCTTTCCCGTGAAGCGGACTACACGCTTCTGCTGAATGCCGGACCGGAAATCGCGGTTGCATCAACGAAGGCGTACACAGCGCAAATCGCCGTTTTGGCCATCCTGGCGGCCGTCACTGCGGAAAGCCGCGGCAATGAACTCGGCTTTGACCTTGTTAAAGAGCTCGGCATCATCGGAAACGCGATGGAAGCCCTTTGCGACCAAAAGGATGAAATGGAAATGATCGCGCGTGAATACTTGACCGTCACTCGCAATGCCTTCTTTATCGGCCGGGGACTCGACTACTTCGTCTGCCTTGAAGGCTCCCTGAAGCTGAAAGAGATTTCCTACATTCAAGCTGAAGGCTTCGCCGGCGGCGAACTGAAGCACGGCACGATCGCTTTGATCGAAGAAGGCACACCGGTCATCGCTCTTGCGACACAGGCACACGTCAACTTAAGCATCCGCGGAAACGTCAAAGAAGTGACCGCCCGCGGCGCCAACCCTTGCGTGATCTCCCTGAAAGGTCTGGAAGAAGCAGACGACCGCTTCGTCCTGCCTGAAGTGCATCCGGAGCTCGCACCGCTCGTCTCCGTCATCCCGCTGCAGCTGATCGCATACTACGCAGCACTGCACCGCGGCTGTGACGTTGATAAGCCAAGAAACTTGGCGAAGAGTGTGACGGTGGAATAG
- the rocF gene encoding arginase has protein sequence MLKQRISMVGVPMDLGQLRRGVDMGPSAIRCAGVNERLECLFREIEDLGDLTIGQREDEKEGGEEAAEELRNLKAITKASLKLANTVDEIVAKDSFPLVLGGDHSIAIGTLAGLAKHYRNLGVIWYDAHADLNTRETSPSGNIHGMPLAISLGIGHKELTGLCGKGAKIKAENIVIIGARSLDDGEKKLIREKEIKVYTMHEIDRLGMTKVMEETIDYLRDRTDGVHLSLDLDGLDPHDAPGVGTPVAGGISYRESHLAMEMLEESNLITSAEFVEVNPILDEKNKTAEAAVALMGSLFGEKLL, from the coding sequence ATGTTAAAACAACGGATTTCAATGGTTGGTGTGCCGATGGATCTCGGACAGCTGAGGCGGGGAGTCGATATGGGACCGAGCGCGATCCGCTGTGCGGGGGTAAATGAACGTTTGGAATGCCTTTTCCGCGAGATTGAAGATTTGGGAGATTTGACAATCGGGCAGAGAGAGGATGAGAAGGAAGGCGGAGAAGAAGCCGCGGAGGAATTACGAAATTTGAAAGCGATTACAAAAGCGAGTTTGAAACTTGCTAACACCGTTGACGAGATCGTTGCAAAAGATTCATTTCCTCTCGTGCTTGGCGGAGACCACAGCATTGCGATCGGCACGCTTGCCGGGCTTGCGAAACATTATCGAAATCTGGGTGTCATTTGGTATGATGCGCATGCAGACTTAAATACAAGGGAAACGTCTCCTTCAGGCAATATTCACGGAATGCCGCTGGCCATCAGCCTGGGGATCGGCCATAAGGAGCTGACCGGTCTCTGTGGAAAAGGTGCCAAAATCAAAGCGGAAAACATCGTCATCATTGGAGCGAGATCTCTTGATGATGGGGAAAAGAAATTGATCCGTGAAAAAGAAATCAAAGTGTATACGATGCATGAAATTGATCGCCTCGGTATGACGAAGGTGATGGAGGAAACGATTGATTATCTGCGTGACCGGACGGACGGCGTTCATTTGTCGCTTGATTTAGATGGTCTTGATCCGCATGATGCACCTGGCGTCGGGACTCCTGTAGCAGGAGGGATCAGCTATCGTGAAAGTCATTTGGCGATGGAAATGCTTGAGGAATCCAATTTGATTACATCGGCTGAGTTTGTTGAAGTCAATCCGATCCTTGATGAGAAAAACAAAACCGCGGAAGCGGCAGTTGCTTTAATGGGATCATTGTTTGGCGAAAAGTTACTATAA
- the sigW gene encoding RNA polymerase sigma factor SigW, whose protein sequence is METMIKKRIKQVKKGDRNAFADIVDIYKDKIYQLCYRMLGNAHEAEDIAQEAFIRAYVNIDSFDINRKFSTWLYRIATNLTIDRIRKKKPDYYLDAEVAGTEGLTMYSQVAADAALPEDEVISLELHSTIQEKILRLPDKYRTVIVLKYIDELSLIEISEILNIPVGTVKTRIHRGREALRKQLRDL, encoded by the coding sequence ATGGAAACAATGATAAAAAAGAGAATCAAACAGGTGAAAAAAGGCGACCGTAACGCATTTGCAGACATCGTGGATATCTATAAAGACAAAATTTATCAGCTTTGCTACCGTATGCTCGGCAATGCGCATGAAGCGGAAGATATTGCGCAGGAAGCATTTATTAGAGCATACGTGAATATCGACAGTTTTGATATCAACCGGAAGTTTTCCACGTGGCTTTATCGAATCGCAACCAATTTAACCATCGACCGCATTCGCAAAAAAAAGCCGGACTATTATTTGGATGCAGAGGTGGCAGGGACAGAAGGACTGACGATGTATTCCCAAGTTGCGGCGGATGCTGCGCTTCCAGAGGATGAAGTGATTTCTTTGGAGCTGCACAGCACCATTCAGGAAAAAATCTTAAGGCTTCCCGATAAATACAGGACGGTCATCGTATTAAAGTACATTGATGAGCTCTCACTCATTGAGATCAGTGAAATTTTAAATATTCCCGTGGGAACTGTAAAAACGAGAATACACAGGGGCAGAGAGGCTCTCAGAAAACAATTAAGGGATCTTTAA